CTTCTTGTTCGCCAGCTCGGCCTGGGTAAGGATCATCTCGGCCGTGGTGCTGTCGATCTGCCGCTCGGTCTGCCCCAGCTGCGTGCTGATCTCGCGCAGCAGCGCCGCAGACATCTGCTGCTGCTGCTGGATGATGCGGATTTCGGCCGACACGCTCCCCACGCGCCCCTGGATCCCCTGCAGCTCGCGCCGCAGCCGCTGCCGCTCCGCGCGGATCTCCTGCAGGCGGCGCTGGCTTTCGCTGATTTGCCGCCCCGAATCCTGCGCGCCCGCCACCCAGGGCAGCGCGGCGGCGGCCAGGATCAACGCGAGCACTCCCGCGCGCAGGCGGCTCATCATCACACCTGCGACAGGTGGCGGCGCACGGCCACCAGGCTGGACAGCAGCCCGAACGCCGTCCCCACGATCACCACGGCGACCACCCACTCCAGCGGCACCCACTCCACCCGGAACATGGTATCGGATAGCAGGCGGAAGGTGCCGTAGGTGAGCCCGGCCGCCAGCAGGCCGCCCAGGAGCCCGGAGATGATGCCCTCCAGCAGGAACGGGCGCTGGACGAAGCCGTCCGTGGCACCCACCAGCCGCATGATGCCGATCTCCTCGCGCCGCGCGAATACGGTGATGCGCACGGCCGTGGCGATGACGATGGCCGCCACCACGGCGAACGCCCCGCCGATGACCATCGCCACGCCGGCCGCGATGCGCCGCAGCGTGAAGATCTGGTTCAGCCAGTCGCGTCCGTAGCGCACGTCCTCGACGAACGGGTACGCCTGGATGCGCTTCGCCACGCGCTCCACCTGCTCGGGGCCGCGGTTGCCGGGCTTCATCCGCACTTCCAGCGAGGCGGGGAGCGGGTTCTGCTCCAGGTCGCTGAACACGTCCTTGAACTCTTCCATCTCGGCCATGGCCGTGGCCAGGGCTTCCGTCCGCGTGACGTAGGTCACCCGCTCAACCTCGGGGAGCTTGCGCAGCTCCTGCTGGGCCAGGTCCAGCTGCCCGGCGGTGGTGGCGTCGGTCAGGTAGGCGACGATCTCCACCTTTTCCTCCACCCGCTCGATGGCGCGGCGGATGTTGAACGCCGTCAGCCCGAACAGGCCGATGACGAACAGCGCAAAGGCGATGGCGACGACGGAAAGGCCGGTGAGCAGCGGCGTACGGCGGAAGGCGGCGAGCGCCTCGCGAAGGGCGTAGGGCATGGGTTCAGGCCCTTCCCGCCTCGACCGACGCGGCGGCCGAGTCGTAGACGATGGCGCCCTGCGCCAGCTCCACCACGCGGTACTCGGGGTGCGAGCGCACCAGGTCCAGGTCGTGGGTGGCCATCAAAATGGTCATCCCCATGGAGTTGATTTCGCGAAACAGCTCGAACACGCCCTTCGCGGCCCACTCGTCCAGGTTGCCGGTGGGCTCGTCCGCCAGCAGCACCAGCGGCTCGTTGGCCAGGGCGCGGGCCACGGCCACACGCTGCCGCTCGCCGCCCGACAGTTCGTCGGGGAACGCCTGCGCCTTGTGGCTGAGGCCCACCTGGGTGAGCAGCCGGTTGACGCGCGGCGCGATCTGGGCGCGCTTGGTGCCCGTCACCTCCAGCGCGAAGGCGACGTTCTCCTCCGCCGTGCGGTCGCGGAGCAGGCGAAAGTCCTGGAAGACCACGCCCAGCTTTCGCCGCAGCTGGGGAATCTCGCGGCGGCGGATGAGGCGCGACGAAAAGCCGGAAACGCGCACCTCGCCGGCAGTGGGCGTTTCCGCCATCTGCACGAGGCGCAGCACCGTGCTCTTGCCGGCGCCGGAGTGACCCGTCAAGAACACCAGCTCGCCCTTGTTGACGTTCAGCGTAACGTCGCGGAGGGCCGTGCCGGAGCGCGGGTATTCCTTGTAGACCGATGTCAGCCTGATCACGCGAGAAACTTCCGCGGGGGAGAACCGTGCAAGCGCGGGTGAGCACAGAATTTAGTCCGCGCTCCCCGGCCTGTCAAAACTTCGGATGGTGCCGGATCGCCATCATTCCGAACGAGCCAGCGGCGGGATGCGCCCGAGCACGGGCCAGCGCCGTTCCTGGGTGCGGAGTGTGTGGCGGATCCTTCAGTCGCTCCCGGGCTCGTCATGCGGGCTCGATCCGGCGTGGCCGCTTCCTTCAGGATGACAGACGGTGCGACGCCAGGCGGACGGCGAGGAGGATGGCTTCCTTCATGGACGACGGGTCGGCGAGGCCGCGGCCGGCGATATCGAGCGCGGTGCCGTGGTCCGGCGAGGTGCGGGGAAACGGGAGGCCAAGCGTGACGTTGACGCCAGCGCCGAACGCGGCCGTCTTGAACGCGGCCATCCCCACGTCGTGGTACGGCGCGACCACCGCGTCGAACTCGCCGCGCACCGCCCGCGTGAACACCGTGTCGGCGGGCACGGGGCCGAACGCGTCCACCCCCGCCTCGCGCAGCCGCGCCAGCGCGGGCGCCACGATCCGCTCCTCCTCGTCGCCGAAGAGCCCGCCGTCGGACGCGTGGGGATTCACCGCGCAGAGCGCGACGCGGGGAGACGGGATGCCCCACTGGTCGCGGAGCGCCGCGTGGGTAAGCGTCGCCTGGCGGACGAGGAGATCGGCGGAGAGCGCGGCGGGGACGTCGCGCAGAGCAAGGTGGGTGGTCGCCAGGATCACCCGCAGGG
This portion of the Longimicrobium sp. genome encodes:
- a CDS encoding cell division protein FtsX codes for the protein MPYALREALAAFRRTPLLTGLSVVAIAFALFVIGLFGLTAFNIRRAIERVEEKVEIVAYLTDATTAGQLDLAQQELRKLPEVERVTYVTRTEALATAMAEMEEFKDVFSDLEQNPLPASLEVRMKPGNRGPEQVERVAKRIQAYPFVEDVRYGRDWLNQIFTLRRIAAGVAMVIGGAFAVVAAIVIATAVRITVFARREEIGIMRLVGATDGFVQRPFLLEGIISGLLGGLLAAGLTYGTFRLLSDTMFRVEWVPLEWVVAVVIVGTAFGLLSSLVAVRRHLSQV
- the ftsE gene encoding cell division ATP-binding protein FtsE, yielding MIRLTSVYKEYPRSGTALRDVTLNVNKGELVFLTGHSGAGKSTVLRLVQMAETPTAGEVRVSGFSSRLIRRREIPQLRRKLGVVFQDFRLLRDRTAEENVAFALEVTGTKRAQIAPRVNRLLTQVGLSHKAQAFPDELSGGERQRVAVARALANEPLVLLADEPTGNLDEWAAKGVFELFREINSMGMTILMATHDLDLVRSHPEYRVVELAQGAIVYDSAAASVEAGRA
- the pdxA gene encoding 4-hydroxythreonine-4-phosphate dehydrogenase PdxA, whose amino-acid sequence is MNRPRIAITLGDPRGIGPEVTAGALADPEISGLGQFVLVGPSSLLRSADDVSVGEWRAEDGAAAAGRIAGAAIERGTRMALAGDVDALVTAPIEKNAFRAGGWHFPGHTEMLRDLAGVADVVMMMAAERTALGGALRVILATTHLALRDVPAALSADLLVRQATLTHAALRDQWGIPSPRVALCAVNPHASDGGLFGDEEERIVAPALARLREAGVDAFGPVPADTVFTRAVRGEFDAVVAPYHDVGMAAFKTAAFGAGVNVTLGLPFPRTSPDHGTALDIAGRGLADPSSMKEAILLAVRLASHRLSS